The Desulfonatronovibrio hydrogenovorans DSM 9292 genome includes a window with the following:
- a CDS encoding DMT family transporter, translating into MRRNTGNLKAYLALITAMFLWGSSYIALKIAFMAFDPMTAIFGRMLSAALVLALIFPRFRRVRRQSGDLKLLLLMGFFEPCLYYIFEGYALVYTSASQAGMVSAMLPLIVTVSAFYLLKERVCTRTVAGFMLAVAGGIWISLFSEVTHGAPRPVLGNFLEFLAICCAAGYTICAKYLSARYNPLYLTAVQSFLGTLFFFPLMLISPAGIPSEFPAAPSLAVLYLGVVVTLVAYTCYNYGVSKISAGQASSFINFVPVFTILLGWTILGERFSSIQVVGVVMVFAGVILSQITRAGTRKGDFERIAGINKA; encoded by the coding sequence ATGAGACGTAACACCGGAAATTTAAAGGCCTATCTGGCTCTGATCACAGCCATGTTTTTGTGGGGCAGTTCATATATTGCCCTGAAAATAGCTTTTATGGCCTTTGACCCCATGACTGCGATCTTCGGGAGGATGCTTTCAGCCGCACTGGTCCTGGCCCTGATTTTCCCAAGATTCCGGAGGGTCAGGAGGCAATCCGGAGACTTGAAGCTCCTTTTGCTCATGGGCTTTTTTGAGCCCTGTCTGTACTACATCTTCGAAGGATATGCCCTGGTTTATACCAGCGCTTCCCAGGCCGGGATGGTCAGTGCCATGCTTCCGCTTATTGTGACCGTAAGTGCCTTTTACCTGCTTAAGGAGCGGGTATGTACCAGGACCGTGGCGGGATTCATGCTGGCCGTGGCTGGCGGGATATGGATAAGCCTGTTCAGTGAAGTCACCCATGGTGCACCAAGGCCTGTTCTGGGCAATTTCCTGGAATTTCTGGCTATTTGCTGTGCAGCCGGTTATACCATCTGTGCCAAATATCTCAGTGCAAGATATAATCCTCTTTACCTGACCGCAGTTCAGTCATTTCTGGGAACTCTCTTCTTTTTTCCCTTGATGCTCATTTCCCCGGCCGGCATTCCGTCCGAATTTCCGGCTGCTCCCTCCTTAGCCGTCCTCTATCTGGGAGTGGTGGTCACATTGGTGGCCTATACCTGCTATAATTACGGGGTCAGCAAGATTTCAGCGGGTCAGGCATCTTCTTTTATCAACTTTGTGCCGGTTTTCACCATATTACTGGGCTGGACCATTCTGGGTGAGAGGTTCAGTTCGATCCAGGTTGTGGGCGTGGTCATGGTTTTTGCCGGGGTGATACTCAGTCAGATTACAAGGGCCGGGACCAGAAAAGGTGATTTTGAGCGGATTGCCGGGATAAACAAGGCCTAA
- a CDS encoding MBL fold metallo-hydrolase, translating to MFLKKIKSQGLSHLSYIIGHKGRAAVIDPRRDCRVYLKIAGEHGCRITHIFETHRNEDYVVGSKELSMLTRAEIYHGAGLPFTYGRTTREGDEFELGDIRLKTLETPGHTPESISMVLSDAGFGNDPVGVFTGDALFIGDVGRTDFFPGQEEKMAGLLYNSIFQKILPLGDQVILYPAHGAGSVCGSGMAQREFSTLGFEKRTNPMLKGMDRDEFIRIKTREKHTLPPYFSKMEEFNLNGPPALGCINLPQPMDADEFEDRASQGMLILDTRSAQAFAGVHIPGSLSIPLDMIPLYAGWFLSYKKDIGLIVSSRNRLDPALRYLARIGFDRITGYLDQGLHAWEVLGKPFQSIRAVHAKEVQKRISSNEKFTLLDVRTQKEFDQGHLPGAQHMFLGDLEKRFREIGAERPLTCFCGSGQRAVIAASILKRLGFDQVENCFGSIRACSTGICKIVVT from the coding sequence ATGTTTTTAAAAAAGATAAAGTCCCAGGGACTTTCCCATCTCTCGTACATCATCGGCCACAAGGGCCGGGCAGCAGTCATTGATCCCAGGCGGGACTGCCGGGTTTACCTGAAAATCGCCGGTGAACACGGCTGCAGAATAACCCATATCTTTGAAACTCATCGCAACGAGGACTATGTGGTGGGATCAAAGGAACTGTCCATGCTGACCAGGGCAGAAATCTATCACGGAGCAGGACTACCCTTTACCTATGGCCGGACAACCCGTGAAGGAGATGAATTTGAACTTGGGGACATCCGTCTGAAGACCCTGGAAACACCCGGACACACCCCTGAAAGCATTTCCATGGTCCTGTCTGATGCCGGCTTTGGCAATGACCCGGTAGGGGTATTCACAGGTGACGCTCTCTTCATCGGCGATGTAGGGAGGACAGACTTCTTTCCAGGGCAGGAAGAAAAGATGGCCGGTCTGCTTTACAACAGTATCTTCCAAAAAATTCTACCCCTGGGAGATCAGGTCATTCTTTACCCGGCCCACGGAGCAGGGTCAGTCTGCGGCTCAGGCATGGCCCAGCGCGAATTTTCAACCCTGGGTTTTGAAAAGCGCACCAATCCAATGCTCAAGGGAATGGACCGGGATGAATTCATCAGGATCAAGACCAGGGAAAAACACACCCTTCCCCCTTACTTCTCTAAAATGGAAGAGTTCAACCTGAACGGTCCACCTGCCCTTGGCTGCATTAATCTCCCTCAACCCATGGATGCGGACGAGTTTGAGGACAGAGCCAGTCAGGGGATGCTGATTCTGGACACAAGAAGCGCCCAGGCCTTTGCCGGGGTTCACATCCCAGGAAGCCTTTCCATCCCTCTGGACATGATTCCCTTGTACGCCGGGTGGTTTCTCTCCTATAAAAAGGATATCGGCCTAATTGTCTCCTCCAGAAACCGTCTGGATCCAGCCTTGCGTTATCTGGCCAGGATCGGGTTCGACCGGATAACGGGCTATCTGGATCAGGGTCTCCATGCATGGGAAGTCCTGGGAAAACCCTTCCAAAGCATCCGGGCCGTGCATGCCAAGGAGGTTCAGAAAAGGATCAGCAGCAATGAAAAATTCACTCTCCTGGATGTCAGGACCCAAAAGGAGTTTGACCAGGGGCACCTGCCCGGAGCCCAGCACATGTTCCTGGGCGATCTTGAAAAAAGATTCAGGGAGATTGGAGCTGAGCGGCCTTTGACCTGCTTTTGCGGCAGTGGACAGCGGGCTGTCATTGCTGCCTCGATCCTGAAAAGGCTGGGTTTTGATCAGGTGGAGAACTGCTTCGGCTCCATCCGGGCCTGCTCCACCGGGATCTGTAAAATTGTGGTTACCTGA
- a CDS encoding Y-family DNA polymerase produces the protein MTKIFALVDCNNFYVSCERVFNPGLEDIPVVVLSNNDGCVIARSDQAKALGVGMGVPAFKYRDFFEKHGVKVLSSNYPLYGDMSCRAMNLLSGLAPSMEVYSIDEAFLDLKGINQGPEQYSREIRQKMLKWLGLPVSIGIGPTKTLAKIANRFAKKHPEHGGVMDLSHGPGLNHYLEQTPIQDVWGIGRKSALFLRSYGISNARQFAKLSRDWVKDRMSVTGLEILMEIQGIPCLDLHVAPRPNKTIISSRSFGRPVSDLEPLSEAVACFVARAAEKLRSQRTACSTLTVFIRTSKHQASLPQYSGHSSASLMYSTAHTPTLIRQALTVLRKIYQKGYPYKKAGVMLSGIEPQGQRQLSFFMPDRDEIRKQDKVMETMDRINARWGSNTIYPAAAGRKKEWKAPGQAVTPSYTTSWKDLPVVIA, from the coding sequence ATGACCAAAATATTCGCCCTGGTGGACTGCAACAATTTTTATGTCTCCTGTGAAAGGGTTTTCAATCCCGGTCTGGAGGACATACCCGTGGTGGTCCTGTCAAACAATGACGGCTGTGTAATCGCCAGATCGGATCAGGCCAAGGCCCTGGGGGTGGGGATGGGTGTCCCGGCTTTCAAGTACAGGGATTTTTTTGAAAAACATGGAGTCAAGGTCCTTTCATCCAACTACCCCCTGTATGGAGACATGTCCTGCCGGGCCATGAATCTTCTCTCCGGCCTGGCACCGTCCATGGAGGTCTATTCCATTGATGAGGCTTTTCTTGATCTGAAAGGGATCAACCAGGGGCCTGAACAGTATTCCAGGGAAATCCGCCAAAAAATGCTCAAATGGCTCGGACTTCCTGTTTCCATAGGCATTGGACCCACAAAGACCCTGGCCAAGATAGCCAACCGGTTCGCCAAAAAACACCCTGAACATGGCGGAGTCATGGATTTGAGCCATGGCCCCGGCCTTAATCACTACCTTGAGCAGACCCCTATTCAGGATGTCTGGGGAATAGGCAGGAAAAGCGCCCTGTTCCTCAGAAGCTACGGCATCAGCAATGCCCGGCAGTTCGCAAAGCTCTCCAGAGACTGGGTCAAGGACCGAATGAGCGTGACCGGCCTGGAGATCCTTATGGAAATCCAGGGGATTCCCTGCCTTGACCTGCATGTTGCACCCAGGCCCAACAAGACAATCATCAGTTCAAGGTCATTTGGCCGACCTGTATCGGACCTGGAACCTCTGTCAGAGGCTGTGGCCTGCTTCGTTGCCAGGGCAGCGGAAAAACTCCGCTCCCAGAGAACAGCCTGTTCCACACTTACGGTCTTTATCCGCACCAGCAAACATCAGGCCAGCCTGCCCCAGTACTCTGGACACAGTTCCGCCAGCCTGATGTACTCCACTGCCCACACCCCCACCCTGATCAGGCAGGCCCTGACTGTTCTCAGAAAAATTTATCAAAAAGGCTACCCCTATAAAAAAGCCGGAGTAATGCTGTCCGGAATAGAACCCCAGGGGCAGAGACAGCTCTCCTTTTTCATGCCGGACAGAGATGAGATCCGCAAGCAGGACAAGGTCATGGAGACAATGGACCGGATTAATGCCCGCTGGGGCAGCAACACCATTTATCCGGCCGCTGCAGGCAGAAAAAAAGAATGGAAGGCCCCGGGACAGGCAGTGACACCGTCCTACACCACTTCCTGGAAAGATCTGCCAGTTGTCATCGCCTGA
- a CDS encoding J domain-containing protein, producing MYLAQKVISGERHYFIRESVHRDGVYVSRELMSLGTDPSGYLVYPGGRSFYIHEQVEECLARSGADPDYDELEELFWPFVRPDIRHSIQGFRSRGRKRFSELTRQEEDFIANHLHPVDRRRYNYLRTGELDQSKQAAISYKFYRSLAFKSRDELEHRFMDMEKELEPDEFSLYVYSFLYLRRHFSEIIAGKMPQGLDPEKLDRLFLEELCGLNRDDLFWKGAGKPEDLHPYLLRYVIMFFDHPLGSESFMQDHLRDFFARTRRRFGDFPVKKPDLSPDEAGRIMGISSAILSSMSQRELTRIYRGLAMKMHPDRGGDHDQFIRLTQAYKMLLSKKTTGGI from the coding sequence ATGTATCTTGCCCAGAAAGTTATAAGCGGTGAAAGACACTATTTTATCCGTGAATCAGTCCATCGGGACGGGGTGTATGTTTCCAGGGAGCTGATGAGCCTTGGGACGGACCCGTCAGGTTATCTTGTTTATCCCGGAGGAAGAAGTTTTTATATCCATGAGCAGGTGGAGGAGTGCCTGGCCCGGTCCGGAGCTGATCCGGACTATGATGAACTGGAGGAACTTTTCTGGCCGTTTGTCAGGCCGGATATCAGACACTCCATCCAGGGTTTCAGAAGCAGGGGCAGAAAACGGTTTTCCGAGTTGACCAGGCAGGAGGAGGACTTTATTGCCAACCACCTGCACCCGGTGGACAGAAGACGTTACAACTATCTTCGTACAGGCGAGCTGGACCAGTCAAAGCAGGCCGCCATTTCTTACAAGTTTTACAGGAGTCTTGCCTTTAAATCCAGGGATGAGCTTGAGCACAGGTTCATGGACATGGAAAAAGAATTGGAACCAGATGAATTCAGCCTTTATGTTTATTCTTTCTTATATCTGCGCAGACATTTCTCCGAGATCATTGCCGGGAAAATGCCTCAGGGCCTGGACCCAGAAAAGCTGGACCGGCTGTTCCTGGAGGAATTATGCGGACTGAACAGGGATGACCTGTTCTGGAAGGGAGCTGGAAAACCTGAAGATCTCCATCCATATCTGCTTCGTTATGTGATCATGTTCTTTGATCATCCCCTGGGCTCGGAAAGCTTCATGCAGGACCATCTGCGGGATTTTTTTGCCAGGACCAGGAGAAGGTTTGGAGATTTTCCAGTTAAAAAGCCAGATCTCAGCCCGGATGAGGCAGGCAGGATCATGGGTATTTCATCAGCCATTCTCAGTTCCATGAGCCAGAGGGAGCTGACCAGGATATACAGGGGGCTGGCCATGAAAATGCATCCGGACAGGGGCGGTGATCATGACCAGTTCATCAGGCTGACTCAGGCCTACAAAATGCTTTTGAGTAAAAAGACCACAGGAGGCATTTAG